In a single window of the Populus alba chromosome 16, ASM523922v2, whole genome shotgun sequence genome:
- the LOC118039339 gene encoding ferritin, chloroplastic-like, whose product MTSTFSTSVSAFSLATKQGDAASGGHGISSLPLFSRKKRNTSLVVSSASGTLTGLVFQPFEEVKREEFLVPISSQVSLARQFYVDECEAAINEQINVEYSASYVYHAMFAYFDRDNIALKGLSKFFKESSEEEREHAEKFMKYQNIRGGKVVLHSILKPVSEFEHGDKGDALYAMELALSLEKLTNEKLLNLHKVADKNNDPQLQDFIDSVFLKEQVESIKKIAEYVTQLRMVGKGHGVWHFDQMLLHA is encoded by the exons ATGACTTCAACTTTTTCAACAAGTGTTTCTGCCTTTTCTCTTGCAACAAAGCAAGGGGACGCTGCTAGTGGCGGGCATGGCATTTCTTCCTTGCCTTTGTTTTccagaaagaaaaggaacactAGTCTTGTAGTTTCTTCTGCCAGTGGAACTCTTACCGGTCTAGTGTTCCAGCCATTTGAAGAGGTGAAGAGGGAGGAATTTCTTGTTCCTATTTCTAGTCAGGTTTCTCTTGCTCGTCAGTTCTATGTGGATGAGTGTGAAGCTGCCATTAACGAGCAGATCAA TGTGGAGTATTCTGCTTCCTACGTATACCATGCCATGTTTGCCTATTTTGACAGGGATAACATTGCTCTCAAAGGCCTATCCAA ATTCTTCAAGGAATcaagtgaagaagaaagagaacatGCTGAGAAGTTCATGAAGTATCAG AATATACGAGGAGGGAAAGTAGTGCTTCACTCTATACTGAAACCCGTTTCTGAATTTGAGCATGGAGACAAAGGAGATGCATTATATG CTATGGAACTAGCATTGTCCTTGGAGAAGTTGACAAATGAGAAACTACTGAACTTGCACAAG GTGGCAGATAAGAACAATGATCCACAATTGCAAGATTTCATCGATAGCGTGTTTTTGAAAGAGCAG gTTGAATCCATTAAGAAGATAGCAGAATATGTCACTCAATTGCGGATGGTTGGAAAAGGCCATG GAGTATGGCACTTTGATCAGATGCTCCTCCATGCATGA